Proteins from a genomic interval of Arachis hypogaea cultivar Tifrunner chromosome 10, arahy.Tifrunner.gnm2.J5K5, whole genome shotgun sequence:
- the LOC112715345 gene encoding tRNA nucleotidyltransferase cca2 isoform X3 — MSVATQHVLQVRDKIKLSDIERRIFDRLLASLRHFNLQTQVRVAGGWVRDKLLAKDCYDIDIALDNMMGTEFAHKVKEYLVSIGEGKDVRGDGKIKSNPDRSKHLETATMRWFDMQIDFVNLRSEEYIENSRIPSKQSFGTPEEDACRRDLTINSLFYNIHTDSVEDYTKRGISDLKSGRIVTPLPPKATFLDDPLRVLRAIRFGVRFEFTLDEDLKVAAACDDVKDALAAKVSKERIGKEVDLMISGNQAVKAMTHICDLTLFWNVFSLPPVFKPAISDGCERLCVAYLDTAWNLIHLLKESTFKVPVVNYIIVDSLKQKGEDAKMVLDLHRASHKFLSLIPCLASNEDLQPDDVDWMRGLIDDVSIASRVRVLTGFLLREIKDLWRVALLVSILLHPIGINDTEDESSQLHKRRDLFNTVESSIIKLGLDNVWEVKPLISGEDIMNVLQLKEGPLVKEWKEKSMAWQLANPFRTTEECIDWLRETNSKRVKLE; from the exons ATGTCGGTTGCCACTCAGCACGTTCTTCAGGTGAGGGACAAAATCAAACTTTCCGACATCGAGCGCAGGATCTTCGATAGGCTTCTCGCCAGTCTCCGCCACTTCAACCTCCAAACTCAGGTCCGCGTCGCCGGCGGCTGGGTCCGTGACAAG CTCCTGGCGAAGGATTGCTATGACATCGATATCGCTCTTGACAATATGATGGGCACCGAGTTTGCCCATAAGGTGAAGGAGTACTTGGTGTCCATCGGTGAAGGTAAAGATGTTCGGGGTGATGGCAAGATTAAGTC CAACCCTGACCGGTCTAAACATTTGGAGACAGCAACGATGCGTTGGTTTGATATGCAGATTGATTTTGTTAACTTAAGGAGTGAAGAGTATATTGAGAATAGCCGCATTCCTTCTAAG CAAAGCTTTGGCACACCTGAAGAGGATGCATGTAGGAGGGATTTGACAATTAACAG CTTATTCTACAATATCCACACTGACTCGGTTGAAGATTATACCAAAAGAG GGATCTCAGACCTTAAGTCCGGAAGGATAGTGACTCCTTTACCTCCAAAGGCCACCTTTCTTGATGATCCTTTACGAGTTCTTCGAGCCATTAGATTTG GTGTTAGATTTGAATTCACTCTAGATGAAGATCTGAAAGTAGCTGCTGCATGTGATGATGTGAAAGATGCTCTAGCTGCTAAAGTTAGCAAAGAGCGCATTGGAAAAGAG GTTGATCTTATGATATCTGGAAATCAAGCTGTCAAAGCAATGACTCATATTTGTGATCTGACATTATTTTGGAATGTGTTCAGTCTTCCTCCTGTGTTTAAACCTGCTATTTCAGATGGTTGTGAAAG GCTTTGCGTTGCTTACTTGGACACTGCATGGAACCTTATCCATTTACTCAAAGAGTCAACCTTTAAA GTTCCTGTTGTCAATTATATTATTGTTGACTCACTCAAGCAAAAAGGCGAGGATGCAAAAATG GTGCTTGATTTACACCGAGCATCACACAAATTCTTGTCGTTGATTCCTTGTCTTGCATCTAATGAGGATTTGCAACCTGATGATGTTGATTGGATGAGAGGATTGATTGATGATGTCTCTATTGCTTCTAGAGTTCGGGTTCTAACAG GTTTTCTCTTGAGGGAGATTAAAGATTTATGGAGAGTTGCACTATTGGTATCCATATTATTACATCCCATTGGCATTAACGACACTGAGGATGAATCCTCACAATTGCACAAACGAAGAGATCTGTTTAATACAGTGGAGAGTTCTATAATAAAACTAG GCCTCGACAATGTTTGGGAGGTTAAGCCATTGATCAGTGGCGAAGATATTATGAATGTCTTACAGCTTAAAGAAGGACCACTCGTTAAGGAGTGG AAAGAAAAATCAATGGCATGGCAACTTGCCAATCCTTTTAGAACTACTGAGGAATGCATTGACTGGTTAAGAGAAACCAATTCTAAGCGGGTAAAGTTGGAGTGA
- the LOC112715345 gene encoding CCA tRNA nucleotidyltransferase, mitochondrial isoform X7, which translates to MMGTEFAHKVKEYLVSIGEGKDVRGDGKIKSNPDRSKHLETATMRWFDMQIDFVNLRSEEYIENSRIPSKQSFGTPEEDACRRDLTINSLFYNIHTDSVEDYTKRGISDLKSGRIVTPLPPKATFLDDPLRVLRAIRFGVRFEFTLDEDLKVAAACDDVKDALAAKVSKERIGKEVDLMISGNQAVKAMTHICDLTLFWNVFSLPPVFKPAISDGCERLCVAYLDTAWNLIHLLKESTFKVPVVNYIIVDSLKQKGEDAKMVLDLHRASHKFLSLIPCLASNEDLQPDDVDWMRGLIDDVSIASRVRVLTGFLLREIKDLWRVALLVSILLHPIGINDTEDESSQLHKRRDLFNTVESSIIKLGLDNVWEVKPLISGEDIMNVLQLKEGPLVKEWKEKSMAWQLANPFRTTEECIDWLRETNSKRVKLE; encoded by the exons ATGATGGGCACCGAGTTTGCCCATAAGGTGAAGGAGTACTTGGTGTCCATCGGTGAAGGTAAAGATGTTCGGGGTGATGGCAAGATTAAGTC CAACCCTGACCGGTCTAAACATTTGGAGACAGCAACGATGCGTTGGTTTGATATGCAGATTGATTTTGTTAACTTAAGGAGTGAAGAGTATATTGAGAATAGCCGCATTCCTTCTAAG CAAAGCTTTGGCACACCTGAAGAGGATGCATGTAGGAGGGATTTGACAATTAACAG CTTATTCTACAATATCCACACTGACTCGGTTGAAGATTATACCAAAAGAG GGATCTCAGACCTTAAGTCCGGAAGGATAGTGACTCCTTTACCTCCAAAGGCCACCTTTCTTGATGATCCTTTACGAGTTCTTCGAGCCATTAGATTTG GTGTTAGATTTGAATTCACTCTAGATGAAGATCTGAAAGTAGCTGCTGCATGTGATGATGTGAAAGATGCTCTAGCTGCTAAAGTTAGCAAAGAGCGCATTGGAAAAGAG GTTGATCTTATGATATCTGGAAATCAAGCTGTCAAAGCAATGACTCATATTTGTGATCTGACATTATTTTGGAATGTGTTCAGTCTTCCTCCTGTGTTTAAACCTGCTATTTCAGATGGTTGTGAAAG GCTTTGCGTTGCTTACTTGGACACTGCATGGAACCTTATCCATTTACTCAAAGAGTCAACCTTTAAA GTTCCTGTTGTCAATTATATTATTGTTGACTCACTCAAGCAAAAAGGCGAGGATGCAAAAATG GTGCTTGATTTACACCGAGCATCACACAAATTCTTGTCGTTGATTCCTTGTCTTGCATCTAATGAGGATTTGCAACCTGATGATGTTGATTGGATGAGAGGATTGATTGATGATGTCTCTATTGCTTCTAGAGTTCGGGTTCTAACAG GTTTTCTCTTGAGGGAGATTAAAGATTTATGGAGAGTTGCACTATTGGTATCCATATTATTACATCCCATTGGCATTAACGACACTGAGGATGAATCCTCACAATTGCACAAACGAAGAGATCTGTTTAATACAGTGGAGAGTTCTATAATAAAACTAG GCCTCGACAATGTTTGGGAGGTTAAGCCATTGATCAGTGGCGAAGATATTATGAATGTCTTACAGCTTAAAGAAGGACCACTCGTTAAGGAGTGG AAAGAAAAATCAATGGCATGGCAACTTGCCAATCCTTTTAGAACTACTGAGGAATGCATTGACTGGTTAAGAGAAACCAATTCTAAGCGGGTAAAGTTGGAGTGA
- the LOC112715345 gene encoding tRNA nucleotidyltransferase cca2 isoform X2: MSVATQHVLQVRDKIKLSDIERRIFDRLLASLRHFNLQTQLLAKDCYDIDIALDNMMGTEFAHKVKEYLVSIGEGKDVRGDGKIKSNPDRSKHLETATMRWFDMQIDFVNLRSEEYIENSRIPSKQSFGTPEEDACRRDLTINSLFYNIHTDSVEDYTKRGISDLKSGRIVTPLPPKATFLDDPLRVLRAIRFGVRFEFTLDEDLKVAAACDDVKDALAAKVSKERIGKEVDLMISGNQAVKAMTHICDLTLFWNVFSLPPVFKPAISDGCERLCVAYLDTAWNLIHLLKESTFKDKERRFLLFAALFLPLKNTTYQVKKAKMVPVVNYIIVDSLKQKGEDAKMVLDLHRASHKFLSLIPCLASNEDLQPDDVDWMRGLIDDVSIASRVRVLTGFLLREIKDLWRVALLVSILLHPIGINDTEDESSQLHKRRDLFNTVESSIIKLGLDNVWEVKPLISGEDIMNVLQLKEGPLVKEWKEKSMAWQLANPFRTTEECIDWLRETNSKRVKLE; encoded by the exons ATGTCGGTTGCCACTCAGCACGTTCTTCAGGTGAGGGACAAAATCAAACTTTCCGACATCGAGCGCAGGATCTTCGATAGGCTTCTCGCCAGTCTCCGCCACTTCAACCTCCAAACTCAG CTCCTGGCGAAGGATTGCTATGACATCGATATCGCTCTTGACAATATGATGGGCACCGAGTTTGCCCATAAGGTGAAGGAGTACTTGGTGTCCATCGGTGAAGGTAAAGATGTTCGGGGTGATGGCAAGATTAAGTC CAACCCTGACCGGTCTAAACATTTGGAGACAGCAACGATGCGTTGGTTTGATATGCAGATTGATTTTGTTAACTTAAGGAGTGAAGAGTATATTGAGAATAGCCGCATTCCTTCTAAG CAAAGCTTTGGCACACCTGAAGAGGATGCATGTAGGAGGGATTTGACAATTAACAG CTTATTCTACAATATCCACACTGACTCGGTTGAAGATTATACCAAAAGAG GGATCTCAGACCTTAAGTCCGGAAGGATAGTGACTCCTTTACCTCCAAAGGCCACCTTTCTTGATGATCCTTTACGAGTTCTTCGAGCCATTAGATTTG GTGTTAGATTTGAATTCACTCTAGATGAAGATCTGAAAGTAGCTGCTGCATGTGATGATGTGAAAGATGCTCTAGCTGCTAAAGTTAGCAAAGAGCGCATTGGAAAAGAG GTTGATCTTATGATATCTGGAAATCAAGCTGTCAAAGCAATGACTCATATTTGTGATCTGACATTATTTTGGAATGTGTTCAGTCTTCCTCCTGTGTTTAAACCTGCTATTTCAGATGGTTGTGAAAG GCTTTGCGTTGCTTACTTGGACACTGCATGGAACCTTATCCATTTACTCAAAGAGTCAACCTTTAAA GACAAAGAAAGGAGATTTTTACTTTTTGCTGCATTGTTCCTCCCACTTAAAAATACCACTTACCAAGTTAAGAAAGCGAAGATG GTTCCTGTTGTCAATTATATTATTGTTGACTCACTCAAGCAAAAAGGCGAGGATGCAAAAATG GTGCTTGATTTACACCGAGCATCACACAAATTCTTGTCGTTGATTCCTTGTCTTGCATCTAATGAGGATTTGCAACCTGATGATGTTGATTGGATGAGAGGATTGATTGATGATGTCTCTATTGCTTCTAGAGTTCGGGTTCTAACAG GTTTTCTCTTGAGGGAGATTAAAGATTTATGGAGAGTTGCACTATTGGTATCCATATTATTACATCCCATTGGCATTAACGACACTGAGGATGAATCCTCACAATTGCACAAACGAAGAGATCTGTTTAATACAGTGGAGAGTTCTATAATAAAACTAG GCCTCGACAATGTTTGGGAGGTTAAGCCATTGATCAGTGGCGAAGATATTATGAATGTCTTACAGCTTAAAGAAGGACCACTCGTTAAGGAGTGG AAAGAAAAATCAATGGCATGGCAACTTGCCAATCCTTTTAGAACTACTGAGGAATGCATTGACTGGTTAAGAGAAACCAATTCTAAGCGGGTAAAGTTGGAGTGA
- the LOC112715345 gene encoding CCA tRNA nucleotidyltransferase, mitochondrial isoform X5, which translates to MMGTEFAHKVKEYLVSIGEGKDVRGDGKIKSNPDRSKHLETATMRWFDMQIDFVNLRSEEYIENSRIPSKQSFGTPEEDACRRDLTINSLFYNIHTDSVEDYTKRGISDLKSGRIVTPLPPKATFLDDPLRVLRAIRFGVRFEFTLDEDLKVAAACDDVKDALAAKVSKERIGKEVDLMISGNQAVKAMTHICDLTLFWNVFSLPPVFKPAISDGCERLCVAYLDTAWNLIHLLKESTFKDKERRFLLFAALFLPLKNTTYQVKKAKMVPVVNYIIVDSLKQKGEDAKMVLDLHRASHKFLSLIPCLASNEDLQPDDVDWMRGLIDDVSIASRVRVLTGFLLREIKDLWRVALLVSILLHPIGINDTEDESSQLHKRRDLFNTVESSIIKLGLDNVWEVKPLISGEDIMNVLQLKEGPLVKEWKEKSMAWQLANPFRTTEECIDWLRETNSKRVKLE; encoded by the exons ATGATGGGCACCGAGTTTGCCCATAAGGTGAAGGAGTACTTGGTGTCCATCGGTGAAGGTAAAGATGTTCGGGGTGATGGCAAGATTAAGTC CAACCCTGACCGGTCTAAACATTTGGAGACAGCAACGATGCGTTGGTTTGATATGCAGATTGATTTTGTTAACTTAAGGAGTGAAGAGTATATTGAGAATAGCCGCATTCCTTCTAAG CAAAGCTTTGGCACACCTGAAGAGGATGCATGTAGGAGGGATTTGACAATTAACAG CTTATTCTACAATATCCACACTGACTCGGTTGAAGATTATACCAAAAGAG GGATCTCAGACCTTAAGTCCGGAAGGATAGTGACTCCTTTACCTCCAAAGGCCACCTTTCTTGATGATCCTTTACGAGTTCTTCGAGCCATTAGATTTG GTGTTAGATTTGAATTCACTCTAGATGAAGATCTGAAAGTAGCTGCTGCATGTGATGATGTGAAAGATGCTCTAGCTGCTAAAGTTAGCAAAGAGCGCATTGGAAAAGAG GTTGATCTTATGATATCTGGAAATCAAGCTGTCAAAGCAATGACTCATATTTGTGATCTGACATTATTTTGGAATGTGTTCAGTCTTCCTCCTGTGTTTAAACCTGCTATTTCAGATGGTTGTGAAAG GCTTTGCGTTGCTTACTTGGACACTGCATGGAACCTTATCCATTTACTCAAAGAGTCAACCTTTAAA GACAAAGAAAGGAGATTTTTACTTTTTGCTGCATTGTTCCTCCCACTTAAAAATACCACTTACCAAGTTAAGAAAGCGAAGATG GTTCCTGTTGTCAATTATATTATTGTTGACTCACTCAAGCAAAAAGGCGAGGATGCAAAAATG GTGCTTGATTTACACCGAGCATCACACAAATTCTTGTCGTTGATTCCTTGTCTTGCATCTAATGAGGATTTGCAACCTGATGATGTTGATTGGATGAGAGGATTGATTGATGATGTCTCTATTGCTTCTAGAGTTCGGGTTCTAACAG GTTTTCTCTTGAGGGAGATTAAAGATTTATGGAGAGTTGCACTATTGGTATCCATATTATTACATCCCATTGGCATTAACGACACTGAGGATGAATCCTCACAATTGCACAAACGAAGAGATCTGTTTAATACAGTGGAGAGTTCTATAATAAAACTAG GCCTCGACAATGTTTGGGAGGTTAAGCCATTGATCAGTGGCGAAGATATTATGAATGTCTTACAGCTTAAAGAAGGACCACTCGTTAAGGAGTGG AAAGAAAAATCAATGGCATGGCAACTTGCCAATCCTTTTAGAACTACTGAGGAATGCATTGACTGGTTAAGAGAAACCAATTCTAAGCGGGTAAAGTTGGAGTGA
- the LOC112715345 gene encoding CCA tRNA nucleotidyltransferase, mitochondrial isoform X4, with translation MSVATQHVLQVRDKIKLSDIERRIFDRLLASLRHFNLQTQVRVAGGWVRDKLLAKDCYDIDIALDNMMGTEFAHKVKEYLVSIGEGKDVRGDGKIKSNPDRSKHLETATMRWFDMQIDFVNLRSEEYIENSRIPSKQSFGTPEEDACRRDLTINSLFYNIHTDSVEDYTKRGISDLKSGRIVTPLPPKATFLDDPLRVLRAIRFGVRFEFTLDEDLKVAAACDDVKDALAAKVSKERIGKEVDLMISGNQAVKAMTHICDLTLFWNVFSLPPVFKPAISDGCERLCVAYLDTAWNLIHLLKESTFKDKERRFLLFAALFLPLKNTTYQVKKAKMVPVVNYIIVDSLKQKGEDAKMVLDLHRASHKFLSLIPCLASNEDLQPDDVDWMRGLIDDVSIASRVRVLTGFLLREIKDLWRVALLVSILLHPIGINDTEDESSQLHKRRDLFNTVESSIIKLGAWMA, from the exons ATGTCGGTTGCCACTCAGCACGTTCTTCAGGTGAGGGACAAAATCAAACTTTCCGACATCGAGCGCAGGATCTTCGATAGGCTTCTCGCCAGTCTCCGCCACTTCAACCTCCAAACTCAGGTCCGCGTCGCCGGCGGCTGGGTCCGTGACAAG CTCCTGGCGAAGGATTGCTATGACATCGATATCGCTCTTGACAATATGATGGGCACCGAGTTTGCCCATAAGGTGAAGGAGTACTTGGTGTCCATCGGTGAAGGTAAAGATGTTCGGGGTGATGGCAAGATTAAGTC CAACCCTGACCGGTCTAAACATTTGGAGACAGCAACGATGCGTTGGTTTGATATGCAGATTGATTTTGTTAACTTAAGGAGTGAAGAGTATATTGAGAATAGCCGCATTCCTTCTAAG CAAAGCTTTGGCACACCTGAAGAGGATGCATGTAGGAGGGATTTGACAATTAACAG CTTATTCTACAATATCCACACTGACTCGGTTGAAGATTATACCAAAAGAG GGATCTCAGACCTTAAGTCCGGAAGGATAGTGACTCCTTTACCTCCAAAGGCCACCTTTCTTGATGATCCTTTACGAGTTCTTCGAGCCATTAGATTTG GTGTTAGATTTGAATTCACTCTAGATGAAGATCTGAAAGTAGCTGCTGCATGTGATGATGTGAAAGATGCTCTAGCTGCTAAAGTTAGCAAAGAGCGCATTGGAAAAGAG GTTGATCTTATGATATCTGGAAATCAAGCTGTCAAAGCAATGACTCATATTTGTGATCTGACATTATTTTGGAATGTGTTCAGTCTTCCTCCTGTGTTTAAACCTGCTATTTCAGATGGTTGTGAAAG GCTTTGCGTTGCTTACTTGGACACTGCATGGAACCTTATCCATTTACTCAAAGAGTCAACCTTTAAA GACAAAGAAAGGAGATTTTTACTTTTTGCTGCATTGTTCCTCCCACTTAAAAATACCACTTACCAAGTTAAGAAAGCGAAGATG GTTCCTGTTGTCAATTATATTATTGTTGACTCACTCAAGCAAAAAGGCGAGGATGCAAAAATG GTGCTTGATTTACACCGAGCATCACACAAATTCTTGTCGTTGATTCCTTGTCTTGCATCTAATGAGGATTTGCAACCTGATGATGTTGATTGGATGAGAGGATTGATTGATGATGTCTCTATTGCTTCTAGAGTTCGGGTTCTAACAG GTTTTCTCTTGAGGGAGATTAAAGATTTATGGAGAGTTGCACTATTGGTATCCATATTATTACATCCCATTGGCATTAACGACACTGAGGATGAATCCTCACAATTGCACAAACGAAGAGATCTGTTTAATACAGTGGAGAGTTCTATAATAAAACTAG GAGCATGGATGGCTTGA
- the LOC112715345 gene encoding CCA tRNA nucleotidyltransferase, mitochondrial isoform X6: MSVATQHVLQVRDKIKLSDIERRIFDRLLASLRHFNLQTQVRVAGGWVRDKLLAKDCYDIDIALDNMMGTEFAHKVKEYLVSIGEGKDVRGDGKIKSNPDRSKHLETATMRWFDMQIDFVNLRSEEYIENSRIPSKQSFGTPEEDACRRDLTINSLFYNIHTDSVEDYTKRGISDLKSGRIVTPLPPKATFLDDPLRVLRAIRFGVRFEFTLDEDLKVAAACDDVKDALAAKVSKERIGKEVDLMISGNQAVKAMTHICDLTLFWNVFSLPPVFKPAISDGCERLCVAYLDTAWNLIHLLKESTFKVPVVNYIIVDSLKQKGEDAKMVLDLHRASHKFLSLIPCLASNEDLQPDDVDWMRGLIDDVSIASRVRVLTGFLLREIKDLWRVALLVSILLHPIGINDTEDESSQLHKRRDLFNTVESSIIKLGAWMA; the protein is encoded by the exons ATGTCGGTTGCCACTCAGCACGTTCTTCAGGTGAGGGACAAAATCAAACTTTCCGACATCGAGCGCAGGATCTTCGATAGGCTTCTCGCCAGTCTCCGCCACTTCAACCTCCAAACTCAGGTCCGCGTCGCCGGCGGCTGGGTCCGTGACAAG CTCCTGGCGAAGGATTGCTATGACATCGATATCGCTCTTGACAATATGATGGGCACCGAGTTTGCCCATAAGGTGAAGGAGTACTTGGTGTCCATCGGTGAAGGTAAAGATGTTCGGGGTGATGGCAAGATTAAGTC CAACCCTGACCGGTCTAAACATTTGGAGACAGCAACGATGCGTTGGTTTGATATGCAGATTGATTTTGTTAACTTAAGGAGTGAAGAGTATATTGAGAATAGCCGCATTCCTTCTAAG CAAAGCTTTGGCACACCTGAAGAGGATGCATGTAGGAGGGATTTGACAATTAACAG CTTATTCTACAATATCCACACTGACTCGGTTGAAGATTATACCAAAAGAG GGATCTCAGACCTTAAGTCCGGAAGGATAGTGACTCCTTTACCTCCAAAGGCCACCTTTCTTGATGATCCTTTACGAGTTCTTCGAGCCATTAGATTTG GTGTTAGATTTGAATTCACTCTAGATGAAGATCTGAAAGTAGCTGCTGCATGTGATGATGTGAAAGATGCTCTAGCTGCTAAAGTTAGCAAAGAGCGCATTGGAAAAGAG GTTGATCTTATGATATCTGGAAATCAAGCTGTCAAAGCAATGACTCATATTTGTGATCTGACATTATTTTGGAATGTGTTCAGTCTTCCTCCTGTGTTTAAACCTGCTATTTCAGATGGTTGTGAAAG GCTTTGCGTTGCTTACTTGGACACTGCATGGAACCTTATCCATTTACTCAAAGAGTCAACCTTTAAA GTTCCTGTTGTCAATTATATTATTGTTGACTCACTCAAGCAAAAAGGCGAGGATGCAAAAATG GTGCTTGATTTACACCGAGCATCACACAAATTCTTGTCGTTGATTCCTTGTCTTGCATCTAATGAGGATTTGCAACCTGATGATGTTGATTGGATGAGAGGATTGATTGATGATGTCTCTATTGCTTCTAGAGTTCGGGTTCTAACAG GTTTTCTCTTGAGGGAGATTAAAGATTTATGGAGAGTTGCACTATTGGTATCCATATTATTACATCCCATTGGCATTAACGACACTGAGGATGAATCCTCACAATTGCACAAACGAAGAGATCTGTTTAATACAGTGGAGAGTTCTATAATAAAACTAG GAGCATGGATGGCTTGA
- the LOC112715345 gene encoding tRNA nucleotidyltransferase cca2 isoform X1, with translation MSVATQHVLQVRDKIKLSDIERRIFDRLLASLRHFNLQTQVRVAGGWVRDKLLAKDCYDIDIALDNMMGTEFAHKVKEYLVSIGEGKDVRGDGKIKSNPDRSKHLETATMRWFDMQIDFVNLRSEEYIENSRIPSKQSFGTPEEDACRRDLTINSLFYNIHTDSVEDYTKRGISDLKSGRIVTPLPPKATFLDDPLRVLRAIRFGVRFEFTLDEDLKVAAACDDVKDALAAKVSKERIGKEVDLMISGNQAVKAMTHICDLTLFWNVFSLPPVFKPAISDGCERLCVAYLDTAWNLIHLLKESTFKDKERRFLLFAALFLPLKNTTYQVKKAKMVPVVNYIIVDSLKQKGEDAKMVLDLHRASHKFLSLIPCLASNEDLQPDDVDWMRGLIDDVSIASRVRVLTGFLLREIKDLWRVALLVSILLHPIGINDTEDESSQLHKRRDLFNTVESSIIKLGLDNVWEVKPLISGEDIMNVLQLKEGPLVKEWKEKSMAWQLANPFRTTEECIDWLRETNSKRVKLE, from the exons ATGTCGGTTGCCACTCAGCACGTTCTTCAGGTGAGGGACAAAATCAAACTTTCCGACATCGAGCGCAGGATCTTCGATAGGCTTCTCGCCAGTCTCCGCCACTTCAACCTCCAAACTCAGGTCCGCGTCGCCGGCGGCTGGGTCCGTGACAAG CTCCTGGCGAAGGATTGCTATGACATCGATATCGCTCTTGACAATATGATGGGCACCGAGTTTGCCCATAAGGTGAAGGAGTACTTGGTGTCCATCGGTGAAGGTAAAGATGTTCGGGGTGATGGCAAGATTAAGTC CAACCCTGACCGGTCTAAACATTTGGAGACAGCAACGATGCGTTGGTTTGATATGCAGATTGATTTTGTTAACTTAAGGAGTGAAGAGTATATTGAGAATAGCCGCATTCCTTCTAAG CAAAGCTTTGGCACACCTGAAGAGGATGCATGTAGGAGGGATTTGACAATTAACAG CTTATTCTACAATATCCACACTGACTCGGTTGAAGATTATACCAAAAGAG GGATCTCAGACCTTAAGTCCGGAAGGATAGTGACTCCTTTACCTCCAAAGGCCACCTTTCTTGATGATCCTTTACGAGTTCTTCGAGCCATTAGATTTG GTGTTAGATTTGAATTCACTCTAGATGAAGATCTGAAAGTAGCTGCTGCATGTGATGATGTGAAAGATGCTCTAGCTGCTAAAGTTAGCAAAGAGCGCATTGGAAAAGAG GTTGATCTTATGATATCTGGAAATCAAGCTGTCAAAGCAATGACTCATATTTGTGATCTGACATTATTTTGGAATGTGTTCAGTCTTCCTCCTGTGTTTAAACCTGCTATTTCAGATGGTTGTGAAAG GCTTTGCGTTGCTTACTTGGACACTGCATGGAACCTTATCCATTTACTCAAAGAGTCAACCTTTAAA GACAAAGAAAGGAGATTTTTACTTTTTGCTGCATTGTTCCTCCCACTTAAAAATACCACTTACCAAGTTAAGAAAGCGAAGATG GTTCCTGTTGTCAATTATATTATTGTTGACTCACTCAAGCAAAAAGGCGAGGATGCAAAAATG GTGCTTGATTTACACCGAGCATCACACAAATTCTTGTCGTTGATTCCTTGTCTTGCATCTAATGAGGATTTGCAACCTGATGATGTTGATTGGATGAGAGGATTGATTGATGATGTCTCTATTGCTTCTAGAGTTCGGGTTCTAACAG GTTTTCTCTTGAGGGAGATTAAAGATTTATGGAGAGTTGCACTATTGGTATCCATATTATTACATCCCATTGGCATTAACGACACTGAGGATGAATCCTCACAATTGCACAAACGAAGAGATCTGTTTAATACAGTGGAGAGTTCTATAATAAAACTAG GCCTCGACAATGTTTGGGAGGTTAAGCCATTGATCAGTGGCGAAGATATTATGAATGTCTTACAGCTTAAAGAAGGACCACTCGTTAAGGAGTGG AAAGAAAAATCAATGGCATGGCAACTTGCCAATCCTTTTAGAACTACTGAGGAATGCATTGACTGGTTAAGAGAAACCAATTCTAAGCGGGTAAAGTTGGAGTGA